A window of the Dyadobacter pollutisoli genome harbors these coding sequences:
- a CDS encoding sensor histidine kinase produces the protein MIVTTRGSKKFWNFSPAFLGINLLIALMIALTSCLECFLTGEGWRALMEELPVSFLMSCTLSYGGFLVEHYFDKTISWIQYPVKRLVLECLSYFLYVFCTSFVIIFLHVYFIRQAFTLDQIPWKDLVNWTKFPMKLSFVLSFILISRSFLLEWRKAAIETEQLKTERFAQQYQSLKDQLNPHFLFNSLNVLSNLVYENPDTAAKFIRQLSGIYRYVLEVQQEELVTLQQELNFANNYLSLQKIRFEDGLQYHIQVDQANLGFLPPLSLQLLLENAIKHNIASIEHPLKIDILLNGNVLTVKNNLQLKSSIPDESTGVGLSNISKRYELLSAENITVDNSGESFIVKLPLLKI, from the coding sequence ATGATAGTCACAACGCGAGGATCGAAAAAATTCTGGAACTTCTCCCCAGCTTTCCTGGGCATCAACTTGTTGATCGCACTCATGATCGCCCTGACTTCCTGTCTCGAATGCTTCCTAACAGGTGAAGGCTGGCGTGCTTTAATGGAAGAGTTGCCAGTATCTTTTTTAATGTCATGCACATTGAGCTATGGCGGTTTTCTGGTCGAACATTATTTTGATAAAACGATTTCATGGATTCAATATCCTGTAAAAAGGCTTGTTCTGGAATGCTTGTCGTACTTCTTGTATGTATTCTGCACGAGCTTTGTGATCATATTCTTGCATGTTTATTTCATCCGCCAGGCTTTTACATTAGACCAAATTCCATGGAAAGACCTGGTGAACTGGACTAAATTCCCGATGAAACTTTCCTTTGTTTTATCATTCATATTGATCAGTCGCTCTTTTTTACTCGAATGGCGCAAGGCTGCCATTGAAACCGAGCAGTTGAAAACAGAAAGATTTGCGCAGCAATACCAGTCGCTGAAAGACCAGCTGAACCCGCATTTTCTTTTCAATTCGTTGAATGTACTAAGTAACCTGGTGTACGAAAATCCGGACACAGCGGCCAAATTCATCCGCCAGTTGTCGGGGATCTATCGCTATGTGCTCGAAGTGCAGCAGGAAGAACTGGTCACACTGCAGCAGGAGCTCAACTTTGCCAATAATTATCTGTCCCTACAAAAAATCCGGTTCGAAGATGGTCTGCAATACCACATTCAGGTCGACCAGGCCAACCTCGGATTCCTGCCTCCATTGTCGCTGCAACTACTGCTTGAAAATGCGATCAAACACAACATTGCTTCCATCGAACATCCATTAAAAATCGATATTCTTTTGAATGGCAATGTATTGACTGTTAAAAATAATTTGCAGCTGAAAAGCAGTATTCCAGATGAATCCACGGGCGTTGGACTTTCGAATATTAGTAAAAGATACGAGTTGCTGAGTGCCGAAAATATCACCGTTGACAATTCCGGCGAATCATTTATTGTGAAATTGCCTTTGCTGAAAATATGA
- a CDS encoding LytR/AlgR family response regulator transcription factor: protein MKILVIEDEKPAARRLIQLIKERMPEAEIYDSIDTVTAAVRWLESNPRPDLVFLDIQLADGISFEIFEKVKVTAPIIFCTAFDQYAIKAFKLNSIDYLLKPVDPEELTNALNKFKSGLREPVISLEHIRSLIQPPPKSFKTRFLVKIGERIQTVDVQNIAFFYSEDKVTFLQSRAGKKYIIDYTLDELEEMVSPDTFFRLNRKYISAISAIKDVFTYSNSRLKIHLENCADNDILISREKMGAFKSWLGQ, encoded by the coding sequence ATGAAGATCCTCGTTATTGAAGATGAAAAACCTGCCGCCCGGCGCCTGATCCAGCTCATTAAGGAGCGAATGCCGGAAGCTGAAATTTATGATAGCATTGACACCGTCACCGCTGCGGTAAGGTGGCTCGAAAGTAATCCACGGCCCGACTTGGTCTTTCTCGACATTCAGCTGGCAGACGGGATCAGTTTTGAGATATTTGAAAAAGTAAAAGTTACCGCACCTATTATCTTCTGTACCGCTTTCGACCAATATGCGATCAAGGCATTCAAGCTGAACAGCATTGACTACCTTCTCAAACCCGTCGATCCGGAAGAGCTAACCAATGCATTGAACAAATTCAAATCGGGGCTGCGGGAGCCAGTTATTTCTCTGGAACACATCCGCAGCCTGATACAGCCGCCACCGAAATCGTTCAAAACAAGGTTTCTCGTCAAAATCGGCGAACGCATTCAGACGGTTGATGTACAGAACATTGCATTCTTTTATAGTGAAGACAAGGTCACTTTCCTTCAATCTCGGGCGGGGAAGAAATACATCATCGACTACACATTAGACGAGTTGGAAGAAATGGTGTCGCCAGATACATTCTTCCGGCTGAACCGAAAATACATCAGCGCAATTTCCGCGATCAAAGATGTGTTCACTTACTCCAACAGCCGCCTGAAAATCCATC